TATACTCTATCTTCTTCAGATCTCACTTGTATAATTACACTAAATATattaataacaagaataaattaaaaattaaattataaattatctcttgatttttcAAATAGGAATCCAAACAATATCTTAGTGAAATATAAGAGGAATCCAAGggaaagtgtggaaagaataaGGAGGGTATGTATGCCATTGTAAATAATGGGCCTTAAAGGAATCCTATGGAACAATCGCTCAGAAAATGATGTGTAGAGTACATTGTTTGTCAAGTGTGAACACTGAACACAACAGCACACTTCCCAATTTTCAAAAAAGCAAaacattttctattttattttatagatagataaatttatgtttatttAATTACAACTCATTTGGCGGGAACCTGAAAACATAAACTTTCAATGTTATATATGCACTATGAGTAACTTGATTAATATTGAAATTTATGTATTTAATATTACAATTACGTAtctgataaatatatatatatatatatatatatggaataTTCTAACCAACCGGCACACGTAAAGAAACGAAGACGATGATAGATCCACAAATGCACTCCCAATTCCATTTTGCTAGTatataaatacaaaaagaaaggaaaattacAGTGCATCAACAAGGATACACTAGTGTATGAATACACAAGACCCAACATGGAAGATGAACCATACAAATGTATATGTATGTCGCACTGTTCCATGTCCAAAGAGACTCAACCCAGTTCCAGAAGTCACCAACTCTTGCATTGTCAAGACCTACTAAAGCTCCTTTCCACAAATAATAAGCTACAGGTGGAAAAACCAGAAATATTAATACTACATTGCATGCTGCCCTAATAAATGACTTCGAGGTTTTAGCTTTAGTATCGAGCCTCAAGGGTCTAGCCATTAAACACATAGGGACCAGCATAAGTGCACCGAGTTCTGCGGTTGCAAAGTTTATGACTGACATTATGCAAAGTCCAGTACAGGCAGCAGCAATGGTGACAGATTTTAAAAGAGTCCATTCCATTCCTTGAGTTTGGTTCATGTGTAGAAGAGAAAAGGAGGAACCCAGAATCGCTTGCAAGATCAAGAGGGTAAATGCTGAAAGGACAATCCAGATTAAAAGGTTGGTCAGAGGTGGTGAATCTCGTACTAGAGACAGAAAATGTGGAAGTAATGTTACAACGGCACCCCAAAAGTGGACAATAAACACGGTCTTCGCTGCATGAAGCCATATCCAGGAACGAAACGTTATGGCTGGGAAAGCAGAAGAAGCTGGAGAAGATGTGACCTTGTTTTCCATCCCAGAATTCCTTCTGGTAGAATCAGCGAAAAGTGAAGCTGCGACCATTGGTAGAGGAGCAACAAGCAAGGCAAATGGTATCATGTAGACTCCAACTGACACAAATTTATTTGGAGATGtcaaaagataaagaaaaaatgaCTGGTGAAACTTCTCAAGCAGATTATTTACCGAACGGATCACTCCTTCAACCAATCTGCAATAGGATTAGAAATTTGGAAAGACAAATCAGCTGTGATATTAATACAATATatattgggggggggggggggggagaggaTGTCCAATCATTAGCAAACAAAAAACCACTTCTAGTATTCCAAATTGACCCTCCCTTTTTTGTTCAGGGGATAGCGCTAAAATGACCATCCTTCTCTAGTAATAgcattccttatcctgttttgTCCTCTTTTTTACTTGATGAGTCCATTTTTGTCCTTCCAAAAAGAGTTTAAATAAACCTTGAAAAATATAAGGTTTATCCCCAGAAAGTAAGATAGCATTGAACATTTTGTGAGGGTTAAGAATTAAAATTGGTAAGAAGTGAAGAACACGCTTCTTCAGAGTGATGCAAACATGATATTTacagtatttattataattaagcTGAAATTAATGTTACTAACTCAAACCTCCAACACACGAATTAATCAACCATAAAAGAATTAATTTGCCACACTCAATTTCATATAAGATTACTCTAGTAATCTACtaagaaagttgagaaaaaaagaagagaagcccTGAATTCAAAGTAGCAGCAGAAAAGGACTTGCACATTGGATGAAAAAAAAAGTCATATTTGAAGGAAAAGAATAAGTAAATCAAAAGAAGTAGAGGAACATAAGTAGTAAAAGAATAGACgtcacaaactcaaaatgaataaGAGGACAACAAAGATAACGTTCGATCATACATGAGAGATGAATCCTATTACTCAAATAGAAAAATGCCATTTTTCCCCTTTACTTTTAAATCTATTAAACTTAGATTTCAAGAATCCACCTTTTCTTGTTTATAATGGTAACAATTCTTATTCAGATCATTATTGACCAAACACATACTTCTCTTAAACACACATGGATTCACCCATGAAGCAATAATCCTGTGCTTTGCATGTTTTTTTGTCACTAAGAGGTAGCTATTAATAACATTGGGGGAGGGAAGGGCATTGAATACAGACCTGCCACCTTGCAAAAGTAACTCGTTTGGTCGGTTTTTGTAGTTTGCTACACGTTTTGATGAGATCTCCATAGTAATGGCATCAACTTGATAATCTCGAAAAACACCATGAGGACCTGTGGGAACACCCAGTGCCTAAAATAAAGTAAGAGTTGCAACATATGATCACAAATCCAACAGAGTAATTTACCTAACGTTCAGATGTACAAAGACCGATTTTTCTTATTGAAATGTTTTAGTGATTGAAACTTGTAGCCTCCACCAAATGGAAGGACACACAATCCAACCACCAACAACCCACAATTCTGCTTCTGGAGGGTTGTTTTGAAAGCATGCACCAGTAAAAGTGTTACCTCTTAGGTGTTAACAAAGAAGTGTCATCTTGAAGTATATACCTGATTATATAATGAGCTAGCAAGTGTAGCAGTGCCTTCAATATATTCTGCAACAGAAATACCAAAGTTCCATCGGGGATTCAAACTTCTAGCCACTGTGCCCAGTTTGTAAAACAGTTCAGCCAGACTTCTCAACCACCAAGAGTCAAGCAATGACCCTAATTTTTCAACCTTCACCCGTAATCGCTGCCCATTTACAGCCAAATAGTTCACAACATTGATCAGATCAAGGTTTGGCATCTGTCCATTGGATGCTTCAGCATATAAATTGAGAACATCTCTCTCTGCTTTCTCACTGCCATCTGTAACCTTTATGACAAGGGCAGCAGCCATTGTGCCAGCACGTAGAAAATCATTATGTCTCTTACTTCCTGTTGTTGGACtcacatttgattcaaatagaCTTCTTCCAGAACCATCAAATGATGGTGTGTGATACTCTCTTAGCCATGCAGCAACTGCAGCATATTCCCCGTGTTGTGAATCCGCAGCAAGCCATATGATATCTTTAGCTAACCACGTCACTCGAGTGAGCAGGGAGAAAATTGAGTATGCAATACCTAGTGATAAAGCCTCACCCATGCTGGGCTTAACAGAATTATAAGGGGTCACCAATACAATAGCCTCCTTCCCATCACCACGTGGAGCTCTTATAAATCCAACTGTATTCATACCATATGATGAAGAAGTATAATTCTCCTGAACTATTCCTTGATCAGGATTGGAGAAAAAATGCAGAGGGTTAAACTTATTCACTTGAGGTAGGAACTTATGAAAATTAACTTCACCGCCCAAATCCGTAATATGTTGTGCTACCAATTCTTGGATTCCTCTACATCCATGAAACAAAAGAATGATTTAGATATAgatatagagtagaattaggctgTCAAAAGTAGAGATAAAAAAATAACGACTTAAAGAGGTACTACTGATCTCAAATAAACTCTTCCTACTTCCCCCTTAGACACCTCAATGTATGTGCAATGGTTTATGTTGGTGAAAAGCTTCCTATTAAGTTATTGTCTGAAGATTCTGTTTTGCCCCATTATCAAATAAGTAGAAGAAGACATAAGAAACAAGGGGCATAAACAGTCAGAACCTTAATTGCACAATGCTATTTAGGGCACAAAACATGTAAAGGAAACCCTACAGACTCTGTGCTATAACTAGCTTTCCCTGCCAACATAGTACAAATAGAAAAGGAAGTTCCTTATCATGTGATCATCTAGAAAGAGTGTACACTCCTCACCATTTCAAGGACATCAGTAGTTTTCGTTAGAAAAACTCAGTCAGCACAGAAACAATGTTCAGTTATCATTGGTCAACTGGTTTCTTCTAAGGGCCTAGTCTACATTAGAAGAAAGCAACATGGACACATGGAGGAAAAATATCTGGCATAAATAATGTTGAGACAAATACATACATGCTTGAGCTATCAGTTTTGAAATCAAAGCTAACGACCTTGTTCACAAACATTCTAGCCCGTGAAACATCATCATTCGACAGCATGGGACTTGCAGAACCTGCAAAATGATGGTCCAAACCAAGGTTAAGGGGGAGATTTTTTGTAGCAGTGAGCACTAGAGCTGGACATTCATAGAAAGAACAAGAGAAGACTTACAATGTCAACATAAAACTACCGTTCTATCAATCAACTACAAATCAAACCTACATTAGTTATGTCGGTTATGCAATCCTCTATATTCGCGCTACTCTCTTCAAGCCTATTCATTCTAAAACTGAATAATTAACTTTATTCCAACTCAAGAGGCAAAAGTCCTTGCATGaacaaaaactaaaatttaCGAACATGAACAGTTCTGCTCAACTCATCATGGCAAGAGCTCAATGCCATTAAGACAAGCTACCGTTTACATTTTTCGTGACCTAAAGTTAGTGGACTTCGAGATTCTGAAGGAATAGCAGGATAACTAACCAGGCATAAGGGCATTTTCGGAAATGTAGGTGTTCTTGGCGAGAACAGGCAAAAGCAACAGAGCAAAAACTCCAGCTGCGCAGCAAGCCACACTGAATACATACCAAAATGCAAGACTAATCAGTGAATAACTCAAAACCTTTAAACCCTTCATTCATATGCTTAATTTACTACTTCACAACTAACAAAAAAAGAGTGTAAGCGAGTAAACCTAACGATGAAACTGTGAGAGATAAGGAAGAGGCCAAGACGGATGATTGGTCGAGGCTTCGCCTTCGCTAGCTCAGCATCCGCCATCGTCTCCATCGGCGTCGATAATTCCTCCTTTCTCTCTCTTCGAATTCGGATCTAATCTTCACTCTTTGCTCTATTCATTGCTTCATAGTTGTATTCAAACGACGTCGGATGGGTTGAACTGTTGAATTGGGATCCGGCGGGTTAATTGGGTTTTCGGGTCAATCAACTTCCGATTCAAGACTCTTTGCCGCtaatatttaattgaaaaaaggattaaaatgtccttaatgaacaaaaatgttttttatttatagtttagtCCAAAAAATGTCTTGATCGTTAAtattttgatctaaaaatatccttattattataaaatgggtcaaaaatattcttttccgaataaatatatatttttttaaaaaataaatcttaatccttttaaaaatattacttttacaGAACTATAAaaaccttgtttggatggttgttacccgctgtattatattgtattgttagtttaaatacaatttttattttgattgttacttaaattctATCTTATCGTATCGTTTAAATCTATCGTTAGATAACGACAGAAAGACCCATTTTATGTATCGACCGATTTGGCGTGGTCGCGTCTCTacctttatattttttttctcattttgtctttatttattatttaataattatatttcatcttttactCTACCTTTTCATAGTAATTCTACCTTGTGCCATGCTTTTCTTGTAAGATTTATTATTTGAATCATGgatgtgtgacattatgtaacGACGGAGAACGATACAATCAATCCAAATattgtattcattaaaacaatatagtacgatacaatacaacacaatacaatacgatacattatgaaacaatacgtaacaaccatccaaacaaagtgtaaATTGaggacatttttgttcatttcacataatttaagaatatttttaaccctttattttattttttatgcttttgTCCTTGTTTCAGCttttttctcttaattgtttttttgttttcgCTCGATATTTGAAATTTGTATTTAAAATTGTTCATAGTGTTAAAAGTTTTGTCATTTTCTAGAAATATGATATCtaaataatatttatgtatcaagaagttactaaaatttaattaatggttcaaaaaatatttatttatccgtcactttctctttttttaataagaTTCAAAGAGCTTACAGCTAAAAGTTAGAAATTCTTTTTTGATTTAAGAACAGTTTTGGATCAGCCTTTCTCTGGTAAGCAgtctttttctttcaaataaaagtttatgtttgttattatctaaaaaaaaaatagtattgtgTTAAACTATTCAAATGTTTGACATGATTTGTAAGCGAATTTTAATCTTGTAGAAAATTTGGATATGCGTGTCATTTATCAGTCCGATCCATTTTTAACAAGTAGTTAAATATAAgggtattttacttaaattctataataaaaaatttcaattataatttattctgatttttttggtaattattcgaattttctcttttttttcagatttttgataCAGACGAATGAagctgatacatcgcgatttgatacataagtctttttcatgatgggtcgctagttgatacaaaccaaacattgtaatatcaataaaacttatgaatcagcttataacacctaatatatcatgaacacaacaaaaatagcagtaaaacttaagttttactgatacattttgtgtttggtttgtatcaactagcgatgtatcatgaaaaaaatttatgtatcaaatcgtgATGTATCAGCATCATTTTTATGCATCAGAAGagggatttttgaattttttacaaataataggaaataattgaaaatataaaaatataaggtgtgtaatttaATAATCTTTCCTAAATAATAAAGGAATTAGACATTTTATTCAATTTGATCTAATCCATTTCCAACTCTTAACATTCAATTTCTCCCGCTTCTAATATCACTGCTGATTTAAATTGTTAAACCGCCTCAAAATTGAGAACAACTCATTAATAAGATTCATGAATACGTTACGTTAACACATGAATTTACAGTGCCATAAGGCTCAAGGAATTCTAGCGCTCGTTAGACCTTAGATGTTAGTCAAATCCATATAGCATAATAATTTACTACATTATGGGTGTGTTTGGTAGGGaggaattttttttcaattttctcatgtttgattaaattaaatgttttgaaaaatgtttttcaaatcAATGTATTTTCCTCAAATGCAAGGAAAATAACTTCGCTTAAAAGCACAAtgaaaacattttccaaaacCATTTTGAACCTTATACCTCAACTTTACATCCTAATTTAAGTCTCGGATATCGATTTACAATACTAATCCTAGATCTGACTGGGGTCGGGGTCGAGTCGGAATCGAGTGTCGAGTCTTGGGGGTCGTGTTCGGGTCGAGAGTCGGGGTCGGATCTCGGGTCGAGGTCAGGTGTCGGGGTcagattatataaaatatattttctaaaaaatatttttcattcacgAATCATACACTAAGAAATATTTACCACTCACTaattaaacatgaaaaaataagttagaaaacCAACTTATTTTCCAAGAAAACACTTTATAGGAAAACATTTCCTTCGTACCAATTACACCCTATAAgtagaatattttattttttttacgttGCTTTGGtgcatttttatatttttgcatcaTCATTTAGGTTCCGAACTCCTTAAATTAACGTTACTGGtttaatttatatttgttttgatctAACCTTAAAATCAAACTAACTATGATTGTTGACATGTATCTATCAACTAAAGACACAATGTCTCGTATAATGGTCCATGTCTATCAGAAATCAAACAGATTTTTCAACCTATTATCTGTCAAAATATCTATACGTGAATGacaattattttcttttgttgatAAAATAACAATCtcacattttaatatatttccAAACTTATGTGaccttaatataaataaaattactcCTAAATacttcaacatatatatataaaagtaaacacaCAAAAAAGCACTGTGAGTATGTCTATACAACATTTTAATAAACATCTCCACAGGAACACATTtataatcataaaatattataattagtatatttatatattaaaattaatttttaaaaaatatagaatcaaatcaaatatcatcatttcttcatattgaaaatcaaatcaaatcaaaccaaatcaagtCAAGAAATATGCCATTTCGACTTTTGTTTGATTCATTTCCCTAAATCCTAAATATATGCCTTACAAAGAAACTAGTCGGAGTATATCAAATCCTAAATTGACAAGGGAATTTTTGTGAATTTCCATACTTAAAGAAAACAAGacagatattttttttatggcaAAGGGAATGTTCCGTATAATTTGTTTGTAGgctatttataatttttttttttaaatatttataataagagattgtttcatatttaaaaatattaattgaatACGTAAATAACCAAAATCTCATTTCCTCTAGTTAATTAATGGAAAGGATAATGATATTGATTGATATAAGCATGTATCCTTGATTACAGACATCGTGGCTCACACACTGTCTCTTCTCTTTTCCAACGCGTGACAAGGCAGGGCATGCACCATGTCTTTAGGTTTACTAATGAACCATCAATTgctaaattaaatttttaatatgttcATGAGGAGAAACAATTTTTATAGGATAATAACATTTATTGTGtttgaataatttataatataatatatattattatatttgattatttataaaattatattacaaTCTAATTTGGTTAGAGGCATATCAAACAAGAGTGGTTGCTTAGGCAGTAAGCATTTTCCTTCTCCAATTTTAAGATTTTGAATTCATCAAATGTGCGAAAGAGGTGAGAGCTCCTAGaaggaattaaaaaaaaagagaggatagAGGTggattcaaaaataaatattatggttCAATAGCTTCTtagatttttgtttttgaagtTATAGGTGCATATATACTATTTATtgcaattttaataaatttatgttCTAGAGTAAAAATATTGggttcaaaataatttaatgtCGTAATATTAAATCCTCCTCTGAATATACAGAACATAACAATACAAACTTAACATAAcatatttaaatgaaagaaattaataattatgatacatttataaatatatattataaacaGAGAAATCAAAAGTTCACATTTCAATTAATTGAATATTTAATATGTTGAGTTTGATATCATAAAGACTAATATCTGAGTTtataaataattgaaaaatcaaaaatattatcaaccaTACTTTTACTTTAGGTTTGTAAGTAATTAACGTGTGTCCTCCCATATGTACACTTAATTTTCTGTTTGGACTAAgcacataatataatttttttaaaaaaacaaatgacGATAAAACTTGAATTCAAGAGTTATATTCTCTCCGTTCATTTTTAATTGAccactattttaataaatagatttttgtttttaatgtataaaaaaaaattcttcatgttttatatttaacattaattatttattgcctaaatattttttcaagatCTAAcactaaatattaattaattgaaatagcataataaaatagttatttaattattattttcttattcaatatatcaaatctaaatataataaataaaaatgagcgaaaa
The sequence above is a segment of the Solanum dulcamara chromosome 11, daSolDulc1.2, whole genome shotgun sequence genome. Coding sequences within it:
- the LOC129873780 gene encoding uncharacterized protein LOC129873780 translates to METMADAELAKAKPRPIIRLGLFLISHSFIVSVACCAAGVFALLLLPVLAKNTYISENALMPGSASPMLSNDDVSRARMFVNKVVSFDFKTDSSSIGIQELVAQHITDLGGEVNFHKFLPQVNKFNPLHFFSNPDQGIVQENYTSSSYGMNTVGFIRAPRGDGKEAIVLVTPYNSVKPSMGEALSLGIAYSIFSLLTRVTWLAKDIIWLAADSQHGEYAAVAAWLREYHTPSFDGSGRSLFESNVSPTTGSKRHNDFLRAGTMAAALVIKVTDGSEKAERDVLNLYAEASNGQMPNLDLINVVNYLAVNGQRLRVKVEKLGSLLDSWWLRSLAELFYKLGTVARSLNPRWNFGISVAEYIEGTATLASSLYNQALGVPTGPHGVFRDYQVDAITMEISSKRVANYKNRPNELLLQGGRLVEGVIRSVNNLLEKFHQSFFLYLLTSPNKFVSVGVYMIPFALLVAPLPMVAASLFADSTRRNSGMENKVTSSPASSAFPAITFRSWIWLHAAKTVFIVHFWGAVVTLLPHFLSLVRDSPPLTNLLIWIVLSAFTLLILQAILGSSFSLLHMNQTQGMEWTLLKSVTIAAACTGLCIMSVINFATAELGALMLVPMCLMARPLRLDTKAKTSKSFIRAACNVVLIFLVFPPVAYYLWKGALVGLDNARVGDFWNWVESLWTWNSATYIYICMVHLPCWVLCIHTLVYPC